From the genome of Ananas comosus cultivar F153 linkage group 18, ASM154086v1, whole genome shotgun sequence, one region includes:
- the LOC109724006 gene encoding uncharacterized protein LOC109724006 — protein sequence MNTLNQSMIGGGGGGGGGRPVFASGESDARLADGLQSCLKAAQQQSSTLTFKSAANHSSRTRARKEEPLACVETDIAAIIEDQRWNSRKHDETGARIDEMRFDSARLLCSGEVRDSLGSGHKATVSDVVEFQPLTPLSFLHNSLLLEEKLSTSSRDESTRDDDDNDDRCNSVPASVRLFVAVSSAVKLDAKQLRLIAKKMQRITGFPSVRIQNTVDPSLIAGFVVSYGNDESHVIDLSVKGQLAVLAARAESLDRTAILNCHQES from the coding sequence ATGAACACCTTAAACCAGTCCatgatcggcggcggcggcggcggcggcggcggccgcccAGTGTTCGCATCGGGAGAGTCTGATGCAAGGCTTGCTGATGGACTGCAATCATGCTTGAAGGCAGCCCAACAGCAGAGCAGTACTCTGACATTTAAAAGTGCTGCAAATCATTCCTCAAGAACTCGGGCGCGAAAGGAAGAGCCACTGGCGTGCGTGGAAACCGATATTGCTGCTATTATCGAGGACCAGAGATGGAATTCTCGCAAGCACGACGAGACTGGCGCCAGAATCGACGAGATGCGATTCGACTCAGCCCGTCTGCTCTGCAGCGGTGAAGTCAGAGATAGTCTCGGATCAGGACATAAAGCAACAGTGAGCGATGTCGTGGAGTTCCAGCCTCTAACTCCTCTGAGCTTCTTGCATAATTCGCTGCTTCTCGAGGAGAAGTTGAGTACCAGTTCAAGAGACGAGAGCACTcgtgacgacgacgacaacgacgacagATGTAACTCCGTGCCTGCCAGTGTTCGTCTATTCGTGGCTGTTTCTTCTGCCGTGAAGCTGGACGCAAAACAGCTGCGTCTCATTGCCAAGAAGATGCAGAGGATCACCGGATTCCCCAGCGTGAGGATCCAAAATACGGTGGATCCTTCCTTAATCGCGGGCTTTGTTGTGAGCTACGGAAATGACGAGTCGCACGTCATAGATCTTAGTGTGAAAGGCCAATTGGCGGTGCTGGCCGCTCGTGCTGAATCTCTCGATCGGACTGCCATCCTCAACTGCCATCAGGAGAGCTAG
- the LOC109724005 gene encoding syntaxin-related protein KNOLLE, giving the protein MNDLMTKSFLSYVDLKKAALKEEDLEADGGIEMAAAEDEKLRPFLQEAEAVKEEIASIRGILARLQEANEESKSAHQPDALRGLRARIGADVVLVLRKARAIRDRLEAMDRSTAASRQLGSGGTPVDRTRTAVAAGLRKRLRDLMLDFQALRQRIMAEHREAVERRYFTLTGELPADDVVERIVAGEQGQGQGQEQELLRKAAAAAERGGSGEALAAVQEIQGRQDAARELERSLLELHQVFLDMAVMVEAQGEQMDDIERHVASAGNYVKDGAKELGSAKAYQRSSRKWLCIGIILLLLLVLVVIVPIAATLSSKSS; this is encoded by the coding sequence ATGAACGACCTGATGACGAAATCGTTCCTCAGCTACGTGGATCTGAAGAAGGCGGCCCTCAAGGAGGAGGACCTGGAAGCCGACGGCGGCATCGAGATGGCGGCAGCGGAGGACGAGAAGCTGCGGCCGTTCCTCcaggaggcggaggcggtgaAGGAGGAGATCGCGTCCATCCGCGGCATCCTGGCCCGGCTCCAGGAGGCCAACGAGGAGAGCAAGTCGGCCCACCAGCCCGACGCCCTGCGCGGCCTCCGCGCCCGCATCGGCGCCGACGTCGTGCTCGTGCTGCGCAAGGCGCGCGCCATCCGCGACCGCCTGGAGGCCATGGACCGCTCCACCGCCGCCAGCCGCCAGCTCGGCAGCGGCGGCACCCCCGTCGACCGCACCCGCACGGCCGTCGCCGCCGGCCTGCGCAAGCGGCTCCGCGACCTGATGCTGGACTTCCAGGCGCTGCGGCAGCGCATCATGGCCGAGCACCGCGAGGCCGTGGAGCGCCGCTACTTCACCCTCACGGGCGAGCTCCCCGCGGACGACGTCGTGGAGCGGATCGTGGCGGGCGAGCAGGGGCAGGGGCAGGGGCAGGAGCAGGAGCTGCTGCGgaaggcagcggcggcggcggagcgcggcGGCAGCGGGGAGGCGCTGGCGGCCGTGCAGGAGATCCAGGGGCGGCAGGACGCGGCCCGCGAGTTGGAGCGCAGCCTGCTGGAGCTGCACCAGGTGTTCCTGGACATGGCCGTGATGGTGGAGGCGCAGGGGGAGCAGATGGACGACATCGAGCGGCACGTCGCCAGCGCCGGCAACTACGTCAAGGACGGCGCCAAGGAGCTCGGCTCCGCCAAGGCCTACCAGCGCAGCAGCCGCAAGTGGCTCTGCATCGGCATCATCCTGCTGCTGctcctcgtcctcgtcgtcaTCGTCCCCATCGCCGCCACCCTCTCCTCCAAATCCAGCTGA